A portion of the Pseudomonas koreensis genome contains these proteins:
- a CDS encoding heme lyase CcmF/NrfE family subunit has translation MAAALFIPELGHLAMILALCFALVQAVVPLVGAWRGDRFWMSLAQPAAWGQFAFLLFAFGILTYAFMVDDFSVAYVANNSNTALPWYYKFSAVWGAHEGSLLLWALILGGWTFAVSVFSRQLPQVMLARVLAVMGMISTGFLLFLILTSNPFKRILPQMPSNGADLNPLLQDIGLIVHPPMLYMGYVGFSVAFAFAIAALMGGRLDAAWARWSRPWTIVAWAFLGIGITLGSWWAYYELGWGGWWFWDPVENASFMPWLVGTALIHSLAVTEKRGVFKSWTVLLAIAAFSLSLLGTFLVRSGVLTSVHAFASDPERGVFILIFLLFVVGGSLTLFALRAPVVKSQVGFNLWSRETLLLGNNLVLVVAASMILLGTLYPLILDAISGAKLSVGPPYFNALFIPLMALLMLVMAIGVIVRWKDTPVKWLASMLTPVLLGSVALAVVAGVAYGDFNWAVIATFLLAAWVLLAGLRDLFDKTRHKGLIKGLPTLTRSYWGMQIAHLGIAVCALGVVLSSQNSAERDLRLAPGESMNLAGYQFVFEGAKHFEGPNFTSDKGTIRVIRDGQEISVLHPEKRLYTVQNSVMTEAGIDAGFTRDLYVALGEPLDNGAWAVRVHVKPFVRWIWFGGLLTGFGGLLAALDRRYRVKVKSKVREALGMTGAAA, from the coding sequence ATGGCAGCCGCACTGTTTATTCCTGAGCTGGGCCATCTGGCGATGATCCTCGCCCTGTGTTTTGCGCTGGTGCAAGCGGTGGTGCCATTGGTCGGTGCCTGGCGCGGCGACCGTTTCTGGATGAGTCTGGCCCAGCCCGCAGCATGGGGACAGTTCGCGTTTTTGCTGTTTGCGTTCGGCATTCTGACCTATGCCTTCATGGTCGACGATTTCTCCGTCGCCTATGTCGCAAACAACTCCAATACCGCCTTGCCGTGGTACTACAAGTTCAGCGCGGTGTGGGGCGCCCACGAAGGTTCGCTGCTGCTGTGGGCGCTGATTCTCGGTGGCTGGACCTTCGCCGTGTCGGTGTTCTCACGGCAGTTGCCGCAAGTCATGCTCGCCCGGGTACTGGCGGTGATGGGCATGATCAGCACCGGTTTCCTGCTGTTCCTGATCCTCACGTCCAACCCGTTCAAACGCATCCTGCCGCAGATGCCGAGCAATGGCGCTGACCTCAATCCACTTTTGCAAGACATCGGCCTGATCGTTCACCCGCCGATGTTGTACATGGGCTACGTCGGCTTTTCGGTGGCGTTTGCCTTCGCCATCGCAGCGTTGATGGGCGGTCGTCTCGATGCGGCGTGGGCGCGCTGGTCGCGGCCATGGACCATCGTCGCCTGGGCGTTCCTCGGCATCGGTATCACCCTTGGTTCGTGGTGGGCGTATTACGAACTCGGCTGGGGCGGCTGGTGGTTCTGGGATCCGGTGGAAAACGCCTCGTTCATGCCATGGCTGGTCGGCACCGCGTTGATTCATTCGCTGGCGGTCACCGAGAAGCGCGGCGTGTTCAAGAGCTGGACGGTGTTGCTGGCGATCGCCGCGTTCTCCCTGAGCCTGCTCGGCACTTTCCTTGTGCGTTCGGGCGTGCTGACCTCGGTGCACGCGTTTGCCTCGGATCCGGAGCGCGGCGTGTTCATCCTGATTTTCCTGCTGTTCGTGGTGGGCGGTTCGCTGACCCTTTTCGCCCTGCGCGCGCCAGTGGTGAAAAGTCAGGTCGGCTTCAACCTGTGGTCACGTGAAACCTTGCTGCTGGGCAACAACCTGGTGTTGGTCGTCGCGGCGTCGATGATTCTGCTCGGCACTTTGTATCCGCTGATTCTCGATGCCATCAGCGGCGCCAAGCTGTCGGTCGGCCCGCCGTACTTCAATGCGTTGTTCATCCCGTTGATGGCGTTGCTGATGCTGGTGATGGCGATCGGTGTGATCGTGCGCTGGAAAGATACGCCGGTGAAATGGCTGGCGAGCATGCTCACCCCGGTACTGCTCGGCAGCGTCGCATTGGCCGTGGTGGCCGGCGTGGCGTACGGCGATTTCAACTGGGCCGTTATCGCGACTTTCCTGCTCGCCGCGTGGGTGTTGCTTGCCGGCCTGCGCGACCTGTTCGACAAAACCCGCCATAAAGGTCTGATCAAAGGTTTGCCGACGCTGACCCGCAGCTATTGGGGCATGCAGATCGCTCACCTGGGCATCGCCGTGTGCGCGCTGGGGGTGGTGTTGTCGAGCCAGAACAGTGCCGAACGCGACCTGCGTCTGGCGCCGGGCGAGTCGATGAACCTGGCCGGCTATCAGTTCGTCTTCGAAGGCGCCAAACACTTCGAGGGGCCGAATTTCACCTCGGACAAAGGCACCATCCGCGTCATTCGCGACGGCCAGGAGATCAGCGTGCTGCACCCGGAAAAACGTCTGTACACGGTGCAGAACTCGGTGATGACCGAAGCCGGCATCGATGCCGGTTTCACCCGCGATCTCTACGTCGCCCTTGGCGAGCCGCTGGATAACGGCGCCTGGGCCGTGCGCGTACACGTCAAACCGTTTGTGCGCTGGATCTGGTTCGGCGGCTTGCTCACCGGTTTCGGTGGATTGTTGGCCGCACTGGATCGGCGTTATCGGGTCAAGGTGAAAAGCAAAGTGCGCGAAGCGCTGGGCATGACGGGAGCCGCGGCATGA
- a CDS encoding DsbE family thiol:disulfide interchange protein yields MRRWLMLLPLAIFLLVAVFLYRGLYLDPAELPSAMINKPFPEFSLPSVQGDKTLTKADILGKPALVNVWGTWCISCRVEHPVLNKLAERGVVIYGINYKDTNADALKWLAEFHNPYALDIRDDEGSLGLNLGVYGAPETFFIDAKGIIRDKFVGVIDEQVWREKLAAKYQALVDEAQP; encoded by the coding sequence ATGAGGCGTTGGTTGATGTTGTTGCCGCTGGCGATTTTCCTGCTGGTGGCGGTGTTTCTTTATCGCGGTTTGTACCTGGATCCGGCGGAGCTGCCGTCGGCGATGATCAACAAGCCGTTCCCGGAGTTTTCCCTGCCCAGCGTGCAGGGTGACAAGACGCTGACCAAGGCCGACATTCTCGGCAAACCGGCACTGGTCAACGTCTGGGGCACCTGGTGCATTTCCTGCCGGGTCGAGCACCCGGTGCTGAACAAACTCGCCGAGCGCGGCGTGGTGATCTACGGCATCAACTACAAGGACACCAACGCCGACGCGTTGAAGTGGCTGGCCGAGTTCCACAATCCGTACGCGCTGGATATTCGTGATGACGAAGGCTCGCTGGGCCTCAATCTCGGGGTGTACGGCGCGCCGGAAACGTTCTTCATCGACGCCAAGGGCATCATCCGCGACAAGTTCGTCGGGGTGATCGATGAGCAGGTCTGGCGCGAGAAACTCGCGGCCAAATATCAGGCGCTGGTCGATGAGGCCCAGCCATGA
- a CDS encoding cytochrome c-type biogenesis protein yields MKRFLAAVVLGLSLAGVAHAAIDTYEFANEGDRERFRELTKELRCPKCQNQDIADSNAPIAADLRKEIFRMLGEGKDNQQIIDFMVDRYGDFVRYKPALNAKTALLWFGPAGLLLGGFVVIALIVRRRRGQRAETPSSLSAEERQRLDQLLDKNQE; encoded by the coding sequence ATGAAGCGTTTTCTCGCAGCAGTGGTGTTGGGCTTGAGTCTGGCCGGTGTCGCCCACGCGGCTATCGACACCTACGAGTTTGCCAACGAGGGCGACCGCGAGCGTTTCCGCGAACTGACCAAGGAACTGCGCTGCCCCAAATGCCAGAACCAGGACATCGCCGACTCCAACGCGCCGATCGCCGCCGACCTGCGCAAGGAGATTTTCCGCATGCTCGGCGAGGGCAAGGACAATCAGCAGATCATCGACTTCATGGTCGATCGCTACGGTGATTTCGTCCGTTACAAACCGGCGCTCAATGCGAAGACCGCGCTGCTGTGGTTCGGCCCGGCCGGGCTGCTGCTCGGTGGTTTCGTAGTGATCGCACTGATCGTGCGCAGGCGTCGCGGGCAACGTGCCGAAACCCCGTCATCGCTGTCTGCCGAAGAACGTCAGCGCCTCGACCAACTGTTGGATAAAAACCAAGAATGA
- the ccmI gene encoding c-type cytochrome biogenesis protein CcmI, with amino-acid sequence MIDFWLAAGLLLLVALSFLLIPVLRERRAQREEDRTALNVALYQERVAELQAQQAEGVLDAAQLDSGRAEAARELLADTEGVTAPRVSRLGKPLPLLAAVLVPVLGLGLYLHFGAADKVELTREFAQAPQSMEEMTQRLERAVAAQPDSAEGLYFLGRTYMAQDRPADAAKMFERAANLAGRPPELLGQWAQAQYFADGKKWSEKIQNLTDEALKGDPKEVTSLGLLGIAAFEGERYQEAIDYWNRLLAQLPPEDNSRAALQGGIERAAERLKASGGKVAQVPAPKAALLKVSVDLASELKSKVQPGDSVFIFARATSGPPAPLAAKRLTVADLPVTVELGDADAMMPQLKLSNFPEVQLVARISRAGQPTAGEWIGRSGPVASSTTAPQKLTIDSPDQ; translated from the coding sequence ATGATTGATTTCTGGCTTGCCGCAGGGCTGTTGCTTCTGGTCGCCCTGAGTTTTCTGCTGATCCCGGTGCTGCGCGAACGCCGCGCCCAGCGTGAAGAAGATCGCACCGCGCTGAACGTCGCGCTGTATCAGGAGCGGGTTGCCGAGCTGCAAGCGCAGCAGGCCGAAGGCGTGCTCGACGCCGCGCAACTGGACAGCGGCCGCGCGGAAGCTGCGCGTGAACTGCTCGCTGATACCGAAGGCGTCACCGCACCGCGTGTCTCGCGCCTGGGCAAGCCATTGCCGCTGCTGGCCGCTGTGTTGGTGCCGGTGCTGGGCCTTGGTCTGTACCTGCATTTCGGCGCCGCCGACAAGGTCGAACTGACCCGCGAATTCGCCCAGGCTCCGCAGTCGATGGAAGAGATGACCCAGCGTCTGGAGCGTGCAGTCGCCGCACAACCGGATTCCGCCGAAGGTCTGTATTTCCTCGGCCGTACCTACATGGCTCAGGATCGCCCAGCGGACGCGGCGAAGATGTTCGAGCGCGCCGCGAACCTCGCCGGTCGCCCGCCGGAACTGCTCGGCCAGTGGGCGCAGGCGCAGTATTTTGCTGACGGTAAAAAGTGGTCGGAGAAGATTCAGAACCTGACCGACGAAGCGCTGAAGGGCGATCCGAAAGAAGTCACCAGCCTCGGCCTGCTCGGCATCGCCGCGTTCGAAGGCGAGCGGTATCAAGAAGCAATCGACTACTGGAATCGCCTGCTCGCGCAACTGCCTCCGGAAGACAACTCGCGCGCTGCGCTGCAAGGCGGAATCGAGCGTGCCGCCGAACGCCTGAAGGCCAGCGGTGGCAAAGTTGCCCAAGTACCGGCGCCGAAAGCTGCGTTGCTGAAAGTCAGCGTTGATCTGGCCAGCGAACTCAAGAGCAAGGTGCAGCCGGGCGACAGCGTGTTCATCTTCGCCCGCGCCACCTCAGGCCCACCGGCGCCGCTGGCGGCCAAACGCCTCACCGTCGCCGACCTGCCAGTGACCGTCGAACTGGGCGACGCCGACGCAATGATGCCGCAGTTGAAACTGTCCAACTTCCCTGAAGTCCAACTGGTTGCGCGCATCTCACGGGCCGGTCAACCGACGGCCGGTGAGTGGATCGGTCGCAGCGGCCCAGTGGCCAGCAGCACCACCGCGCCACAAAAACTGACTATCGATAGCCCGGACCAGTAA
- a CDS encoding type II toxin-antitoxin system HicA family toxin: MQSSLLMKELEEAGWTLDRVAGSHHIFTHPYNPNTIAVPHPKMDFPLGTVKSIRRRAGLFSPPTRHEGDP; this comes from the coding sequence GTGCAGAGCAGTCTATTGATGAAGGAGCTGGAGGAGGCTGGCTGGACGTTGGATCGGGTTGCCGGCAGTCATCACATTTTCACTCATCCTTACAACCCGAACACGATTGCCGTCCCGCATCCGAAAATGGATTTTCCACTGGGGACAGTCAAAAGCATCAGGCGGCGTGCGGGGTTGTTCAGCCCGCCTACCCGCCATGAAGGAGATCCGTAA
- a CDS encoding type II toxin-antitoxin system HicB family antitoxin, with protein sequence MQYPICIEWGDENTAIGIQIPDIPGAVTAGDCFEEAYNAAVEVAHLMLQEIAAAGQAIPMPTSAAAHRNHPDFAEMGWGMLELDISPYLGKTEKVNVTLPGYVIQRIDRYVREHNVKSRSSFLADAAMEKLVRY encoded by the coding sequence ATGCAATATCCCATCTGCATCGAGTGGGGTGACGAGAACACTGCCATCGGTATTCAGATCCCCGATATTCCCGGCGCAGTCACGGCCGGGGACTGCTTCGAGGAGGCCTACAACGCAGCCGTGGAAGTGGCTCACCTCATGCTGCAAGAGATTGCAGCGGCCGGTCAGGCGATTCCGATGCCGACCTCGGCAGCGGCGCATCGCAATCATCCGGATTTTGCCGAGATGGGCTGGGGCATGCTGGAGCTGGATATCTCGCCGTACCTGGGCAAGACCGAAAAGGTCAACGTTACGCTGCCCGGCTATGTGATTCAGCGTATTGATCGCTATGTACGCGAGCATAACGTCAAAAGCCGCTCCTCGTTTCTGGCGGATGCGGCGATGGAGAAACTGGTTCGGTATTGA
- a CDS encoding MFS transporter, giving the protein MTTTPHAMTRGMVLLFAFCCGAIVANIYYAQPIIGLIAPDIGLSDTMASFIVSLTQIGYALGLFFLVPLGDLLENRRLMIITTVVAIASLLGAAFTEQPNVFLLISLLVGFSSVSVQILIPLAAHLAPEESRGRVVGGIMGGLLLGILLARPVSSVVADHLGWRAMFMIAAALMAAISVVLALTVPKRQPDHSATYGQLIGSLWTLLRQQPVLRQRAFYQGCMFATFSLFWTAVPLELARNHGLSQSEIAIFALVGAIGAIAAPISGRLADAGHTRIASLLAMLFASLSFLPAFIHPAYSVIGLAVTGVVLDFCVQMNMVLGQRAVYSLDAKSRGRLNALYMTSIFIGGAFGSSVASAVYEHGGWLWIVIVGSVFPLLALLRFLSTSRRASLATA; this is encoded by the coding sequence ATGACCACCACACCTCACGCAATGACCCGAGGCATGGTCCTGCTGTTCGCGTTCTGCTGCGGCGCCATCGTTGCCAACATTTACTATGCCCAACCGATCATCGGCCTGATTGCGCCGGACATCGGCCTGTCCGACACCATGGCCAGCTTCATCGTCTCGCTGACCCAGATCGGTTACGCGTTGGGCCTGTTCTTTCTGGTGCCGCTGGGGGATCTGCTGGAGAACCGGCGGCTGATGATCATCACCACGGTCGTGGCGATCGCCAGTCTGCTCGGCGCAGCGTTTACCGAGCAGCCCAACGTATTTCTGCTTATCTCCTTGTTGGTCGGCTTCAGCTCGGTGTCGGTGCAGATCCTGATCCCGCTGGCCGCGCATCTGGCGCCGGAAGAGTCCCGTGGCCGCGTGGTCGGCGGGATCATGGGCGGTCTGCTGCTGGGTATTCTGTTGGCGCGACCGGTGTCGAGCGTGGTCGCCGACCACCTCGGCTGGCGCGCCATGTTCATGATCGCCGCAGCGTTGATGGCGGCAATCAGCGTGGTGCTCGCACTGACCGTACCCAAGCGCCAGCCCGATCACAGCGCCACCTATGGCCAGTTGATCGGCTCGTTGTGGACGCTGCTGCGCCAGCAACCGGTGCTGCGTCAGCGGGCGTTTTATCAGGGCTGCATGTTTGCCACGTTCAGCCTGTTCTGGACCGCCGTGCCGCTGGAACTGGCGCGCAACCATGGCCTGTCGCAAAGCGAAATCGCGATTTTCGCCTTGGTCGGCGCCATCGGTGCCATCGCCGCGCCAATCAGCGGTCGCCTCGCCGATGCCGGCCACACGCGCATCGCCTCGCTGCTGGCCATGCTCTTCGCCAGCCTGAGCTTCCTGCCCGCCTTCATTCACCCGGCCTACAGCGTCATCGGCCTGGCCGTGACCGGCGTGGTGCTCGACTTCTGCGTGCAGATGAACATGGTCCTCGGCCAACGCGCGGTGTACTCGCTGGACGCGAAAAGTCGCGGCCGTTTGAACGCGCTGTACATGACCAGCATCTTCATCGGCGGCGCCTTCGGCTCGTCGGTAGCCAGCGCGGTGTACGAGCATGGCGGCTGGTTGTGGATCGTGATTGTCGGCAGCGTCTTTCCGTTGCTGGCGTTGTTGCGGTTTTTGAGCACTTCACGACGCGCTTCATTGGCCACCGCTTAA
- a CDS encoding sulfate ABC transporter substrate-binding protein produces MKKLFGASLLAAGLTLANIAQAAPTLLNVSYDVMRDFYKDYNTAFQKHWQAEHKENITVQMSFGGSSKQARSVIDGLPADVITMNMATDINALADNGKLVPDNWVTRLPNNSAPFTSATVFIVRKGNPKALKDWPDLLKDGVQVIVPNPKTSGNGRYTYLSAWGYVLKNGGDENKAKDFVGKLFKQAPVLDTGGRAATTTFMTNQIGDVLVTFENEAEMIAREFGRDQFEVIYPSVSAEAEPPVSVVDKVVDKKGSRAAADEYLKYLWSPEGQEIAAANYLRPRDPAVLAKYTDRFPKVDFLSVEKTFGDWRTVQKTHFNDGGVFDQIYSGQ; encoded by the coding sequence GTGAAAAAACTCTTTGGCGCCTCACTTCTCGCCGCCGGCCTGACCTTGGCCAACATCGCCCAGGCAGCACCGACGCTGCTTAACGTTTCCTACGACGTGATGCGCGATTTCTACAAGGACTACAACACTGCGTTCCAGAAACACTGGCAAGCCGAGCACAAGGAAAACATCACCGTACAGATGTCCTTCGGTGGCTCGAGCAAGCAGGCGCGCTCGGTGATCGATGGCCTGCCGGCTGACGTCATCACCATGAACATGGCCACCGACATCAACGCCCTCGCCGACAACGGCAAACTGGTGCCGGACAATTGGGTCACGCGCCTGCCGAACAACAGCGCACCGTTCACCTCGGCGACGGTGTTCATTGTTCGCAAGGGCAACCCGAAAGCGCTGAAAGACTGGCCGGACCTGCTCAAGGACGGCGTACAGGTGATCGTCCCCAATCCGAAAACCTCGGGTAACGGCCGCTACACCTACCTCTCGGCCTGGGGTTATGTGCTGAAGAATGGCGGTGACGAGAACAAGGCCAAGGACTTCGTCGGCAAGCTGTTCAAGCAGGCACCAGTACTGGATACCGGTGGCCGCGCCGCCACCACCACGTTCATGACCAACCAGATCGGCGACGTGCTGGTGACCTTCGAAAACGAAGCGGAAATGATCGCCCGCGAGTTCGGCCGCGATCAGTTCGAAGTCATCTACCCAAGCGTCTCCGCCGAAGCGGAGCCACCGGTGTCCGTGGTCGACAAAGTTGTCGACAAGAAAGGCTCGCGCGCTGCGGCGGATGAGTATCTGAAGTACCTGTGGTCGCCGGAAGGCCAGGAAATTGCGGCGGCCAACTACCTGCGTCCGCGTGACCCGGCGGTGCTGGCGAAGTACACCGACCGTTTCCCGAAAGTCGATTTCCTTTCGGTGGAGAAGACGTTTGGTGACTGGCGCACCGTGCAAAAGACTCACTTCAATGATGGTGGGGTGTTTGATCAGATTTATAGCGGGCAGTAA
- a CDS encoding ion transporter: MDSSNNWRERLFVMIFQSDTPAGRRFDGILLLIILASLVIVMLDSIDSIHRNYADVLAYIEWGFTAIFLGEYILRLYCSPKPLRYAFSFYGLVDLLAIVPGILALYYSDAQYLLIIRIIRMLRIFRVLKLSPYLKQANYLMSALRGSKQKIVVFLVSVCTLVTVFGTLMYVIEGPEHGFTSIPKGIYWAIVTLTTVGFGDIVPKTPLGQVISSLVMITGYSIIAVPTGIFTAELANAMRGEQLQHDCPGCQKKTHEQSAAFCSRCGSQLFKKVE, encoded by the coding sequence ATGGACAGCAGCAACAATTGGCGCGAACGGCTTTTCGTCATGATTTTCCAGAGCGACACCCCGGCCGGGCGTCGCTTCGACGGCATTCTGCTGTTGATCATCCTCGCCAGCCTGGTGATCGTGATGCTCGACAGTATCGACAGCATTCACCGCAATTACGCCGACGTGCTGGCCTATATAGAGTGGGGTTTCACGGCGATTTTCCTCGGCGAGTACATCCTGCGTCTGTACTGCTCGCCGAAGCCGCTGCGCTATGCCTTCAGCTTTTATGGATTGGTCGACCTGCTGGCGATCGTGCCCGGCATCCTCGCGCTGTATTACAGCGATGCGCAGTATCTGCTGATCATCCGCATCATTCGGATGCTGCGGATTTTCCGCGTGCTCAAGCTCAGCCCGTATCTGAAGCAGGCCAACTATCTGATGTCGGCGCTGCGCGGCAGCAAGCAGAAAATCGTCGTGTTTCTGGTCAGCGTATGCACGCTGGTGACGGTGTTCGGCACGCTGATGTATGTGATTGAAGGCCCGGAGCATGGCTTCACCAGCATTCCCAAAGGCATCTATTGGGCGATCGTCACCTTGACCACCGTCGGTTTCGGCGACATCGTGCCGAAGACGCCGCTGGGCCAAGTGATCTCCTCGCTGGTGATGATCACCGGTTACTCGATCATCGCCGTGCCCACGGGGATTTTCACCGCTGAGCTGGCCAATGCCATGCGCGGCGAGCAGCTGCAACATGACTGCCCGGGGTGCCAGAAAAAGACCCACGAGCAGAGCGCAGCGTTCTGTTCGCGATGTGGCAGTCAGCTGTTCAAGAAAGTGGAATAA
- a CDS encoding urea transporter, with the protein MPANHFNTHCPDWAEALLNGFSQIFFQRHPLCGLLCLLAILLTAPVLFAGALLGGVAGLLTAQRRNYAKADRQAGLFSYNGVLLGLLLSLYFPWSPLLPPLILAAGGLSAMLTQQWLKHVYRSRSIPAYTSPFVAISWVLLIFAEPSASAASIDLNTANVLAAELRGFGQVMFLDHPLAGALIASGLLLADRRAFCWALLASAIGLGSSLLHHETSAALLGLGGYNAVLAALAFSAQRQHPWLPLLGIVLALLVTPLFAAAGLATLTAPFILACWLIRAGIQMLGKASLAHESCAHEENHPRLR; encoded by the coding sequence ATGCCCGCCAATCATTTCAACACCCACTGCCCCGACTGGGCCGAGGCTTTGCTCAACGGTTTCAGTCAGATTTTCTTCCAGCGCCATCCGCTGTGCGGCCTGCTGTGTCTGTTGGCGATTCTGCTGACGGCGCCGGTGCTGTTCGCCGGGGCGCTGCTCGGTGGCGTAGCCGGTCTGCTCACCGCGCAGCGGCGCAACTACGCCAAGGCCGATCGCCAGGCCGGGCTGTTCAGCTACAACGGCGTTTTGCTCGGTCTGCTGCTGAGCCTGTATTTCCCCTGGTCGCCGCTACTACCGCCGCTGATTCTCGCGGCTGGCGGTTTGAGCGCTATGCTCACTCAGCAATGGCTCAAGCATGTCTATCGCAGCCGTTCCATACCCGCCTACACGTCGCCTTTCGTAGCGATCAGTTGGGTGCTGCTGATATTCGCCGAACCGTCCGCCTCGGCGGCGTCGATCGATCTGAATACGGCGAATGTGCTCGCCGCTGAACTGCGCGGCTTTGGCCAGGTGATGTTCCTTGACCATCCGTTGGCCGGGGCGTTGATCGCCAGCGGTTTGCTGCTCGCCGATCGCCGCGCTTTCTGCTGGGCGCTGCTGGCGTCGGCGATCGGCCTCGGCTCCAGTCTGCTGCATCACGAAACGTCCGCCGCACTGCTCGGGCTCGGCGGCTACAACGCCGTGCTCGCCGCCCTCGCCTTCAGCGCGCAACGGCAACATCCGTGGCTGCCGCTGCTCGGGATTGTCCTGGCGCTGTTGGTGACGCCGCTGTTTGCTGCTGCGGGACTGGCGACGCTGACCGCGCCGTTCATCCTCGCCTGCTGGCTGATTCGTGCCGGCATTCAAATGCTCGGCAAGGCGTCGCTTGCGCATGAGTCTTGCGCTCACGAGGAGAATCACCCTAGGCTGCGCTGA
- the pyk gene encoding pyruvate kinase, with amino-acid sequence MTPDKKVKILATLGPAVDGIDDIRELVEAGVNIFRLNFSHGDHADHAKRYQWIREVERQLNYPLGILMDLQGPKLRVGKFADGKVQLHRGQAFRLDLDTAPGDERRVNLPHPEIIAALEAGMDLLLDDGKLRLRVVTKYADAIDTTVLNGGELSDRKGVNVPQAVLDLSPLTAKDRRDLSFGLELGVDWVALSFVQRPQDIVEARALIGDKAFLMAKIEKPSAVEQLREIAELSDAIMVARGDLGVEVPAESVPQIQKNIITTCRALGKPVVVATQMLESMRFSPAPTRAEVTDVANAVAEGADAVMLSAETASGEYPLEAVQMMSKIIRQVENGPDYQTQLDVSRPKAEATVSDAISCAIRRISNVLPVAVLVNYSESGASTLRASRERPKAPILNLTPNLQTARRLSVAWGIHSVVNDRLRQVDEVCSTALEIAQAQGMAERGDTLLITAGVPFGQPGSTNSLRIETLI; translated from the coding sequence ATGACGCCTGATAAAAAGGTCAAAATCCTCGCCACCCTCGGCCCTGCGGTCGATGGCATCGACGACATTCGCGAGCTGGTCGAGGCCGGGGTCAACATCTTCCGCCTGAACTTCAGCCACGGCGATCACGCCGACCACGCCAAGCGCTATCAATGGATCCGCGAAGTCGAGCGCCAGCTCAACTACCCGCTGGGCATTCTCATGGATCTGCAAGGGCCGAAACTGCGTGTCGGCAAGTTCGCTGACGGCAAGGTTCAGTTGCATCGCGGTCAGGCGTTCCGCTTGGATCTTGATACGGCACCGGGCGATGAACGCCGGGTGAATCTGCCGCATCCGGAGATCATTGCCGCGCTGGAAGCCGGCATGGATCTGCTGCTCGACGACGGCAAACTGCGCCTGCGCGTGGTCACCAAGTACGCCGATGCAATCGACACCACGGTGCTCAACGGCGGCGAATTGTCCGATCGCAAAGGTGTGAATGTGCCGCAAGCGGTGCTCGACCTCAGCCCGCTGACCGCCAAGGATCGCCGCGACCTGAGCTTCGGTCTGGAGCTGGGCGTGGACTGGGTCGCGCTGTCGTTCGTGCAGCGTCCGCAAGACATCGTCGAAGCCCGCGCATTGATCGGCGACAAGGCGTTTCTGATGGCAAAAATCGAGAAGCCTTCGGCGGTCGAGCAATTGCGTGAAATCGCTGAGCTGAGCGACGCAATCATGGTCGCGCGCGGGGACCTTGGCGTGGAAGTGCCGGCGGAAAGCGTGCCGCAGATTCAGAAAAACATCATCACCACCTGCCGCGCACTGGGCAAACCGGTGGTGGTGGCGACACAGATGCTCGAGTCGATGCGCTTCTCCCCTGCCCCAACCCGTGCCGAGGTGACTGACGTCGCCAACGCCGTGGCCGAAGGCGCCGATGCGGTGATGCTCTCGGCGGAAACTGCATCCGGGGAATATCCGCTGGAAGCCGTGCAGATGATGAGCAAGATCATCCGTCAGGTTGAGAACGGTCCGGATTATCAGACTCAGCTCGACGTTAGTCGGCCGAAAGCCGAGGCGACCGTTTCCGATGCGATCAGCTGCGCGATCCGCCGGATCAGCAACGTGCTGCCGGTGGCGGTGCTGGTCAATTACAGCGAGTCGGGCGCTTCGACGCTGCGTGCATCGCGGGAGCGGCCGAAAGCACCGATCCTCAACCTGACGCCAAATCTGCAGACGGCGCGGCGCTTGAGCGTGGCGTGGGGCATTCATTCGGTGGTCAACGATCGCCTGCGGCAGGTCGACGAAGTCTGCTCGACTGCGCTGGAGATTGCTCAGGCGCAAGGCATGGCCGAGCGTGGCGACACGTTGCTGATCACCGCGGGCGTGCCGTTTGGGCAGCCGGGGTCGACCAATTCGCTGCGCATTGAGACGTTGATTTAG